A stretch of the Solanum dulcamara chromosome 6, daSolDulc1.2, whole genome shotgun sequence genome encodes the following:
- the LOC129891417 gene encoding uncharacterized protein LOC129891417 codes for MADVSEAEGDREVPICPSIPSGEQTVWADASTLLQLACNDLRDGELIHGEKFNLFAAMSALEIMDPKMDSGMVRTYYSVDEAIEYGAAPIPLSFDKTVDVQGIIDIMDHLLACEVTWHKGCSLAQTVFSCLYLLRPDRTSSHALLHSYCRVMRATCNAVVCTVSDTRTNEEEDLFTMTHGLPLKVDGDEKCLTMLHAVEETIARQLRACKATLSKKRVTEDIEPLQNNPDLEEGFCKSLLCRLRFRKHFYHVVTNMKRPQGRGLELAKKHIACCFEEVESMIKSAEFLRSINAPGTLEDGKKNETTASGCQPVGFDSTLNSRLSAPTPPRAIETISWKKATEYFQKLLHELEIICSYNLDPVFEGVLRFVVEFQKFQPELVARAHLQHLLVQDGKLYGRDSVFAVICKASLLPEVAKHHDIQKNETVVQLGQLLITLLRVLCTNISWQRRKLGKILQDWRIIHVQLELAFRKECGDFSATSSNENICMKICRHILIWVEEQTYWIAFRFLMLGFELDLYSTGEYCMVYWYMYIILIKLAEKTHMRVMTSNEIGKRKGKKKRDLVKDGGKDYQLPPAILLLQCHVYLAEGLTMMLAALRNERQIYLSTGPFNSEHERFVQHFELLLKACLPDHVSYYSFEETTVHARLSNMSMYNCFKETQRIAKELRSNFANDSDKMAELRRIEQVAEHNSVALSLISRLGAVDASLKVQFEFSHHPFFATAVVKRS; via the exons ATGGCTGATGTTTCTGAAGCTGAAGGAGATAGAGAAGTACCAATTTGCCCTTCAATCCCTTCTGGTGAACAAACGGTTTGGGCTGATGCTTCAACCCTTCTACAGCTCGCCTGTAATG ATCTTCGAGATGGAGAGCTGATACATGGGGAGAAATTTAATCTTTTTGCTGCCATGTCGGCGTTAGAG ATAATGGACCCAAAGATGGATTCAGGCATGGTACGCACATACTATTCAGTAGATGAAGCTATTGAGTATGGTGCTGCTCCTATTCCTTTGAGTTTTGACAAAACAGTTGATGTTCAAGGTATCATTGATATCATGGATCATCTTCTTGCTTGTGAG GTAACATGGCATAAAGGTTGTTCACTGGCTCAAACTGTTTTTTCTTGCTTATACCTTTTGAGGCCTGATAGAACGTCATCGCATGCGCTACTACATTCATATTGCAGAGTCATGCGTGCAACCTGCAATGCGGTTGTTTGCACAGTCTCAGATACACGCACAAATGAA GAGGAAGATCTCTTCACTATGACACATGGCCTTCCTCTAAAGGTAGATGGAGATGAAAAATGTTTGACAATGCTACATGCAGTCGAAGAAACAATTGCTCGTCAATTACGGGCTTGTAAAGCTACATTGTCTAAGAAGAGAGTTACAGAAG ATATAGAACCATTACAAAATAACCCTGATTTGGAGGAAGGATTCTGCAAATCTTTGTTATGCCGATTACGTTTTCGTAAG CACTTTTACCATGTTGTGACAAATATGAAGAGACCACAAGGCAGAGGTTTGGAATTGGCAAAGAAACATATTGCTTGTTGCTTTGAAGAGGTAGAATCAATGATTAAGTCAGCAGAATTCTTGAGGTCTATCAATGCACCAGGAACTTTGGAAGAtggaaagaaaaatgaaacaacTGCTTCAGGTTGTCAACCTGTTGGGTTTGATTCTACCTTAAATAGTAGATTATCGGCTCCAACTCCACCTCGTGCTATCGAGACAATTAGCTGGAAGAAG GCAACTGAATATTTCCAAAAGCTACTTCATGAGCTAGAGATCATATGTTCCTACAATTTAGATCCAGTCTTTGAAGGTGTTTTACGATTTGTGGTCGAGTTTCAAAAGTTTCAACCAGAATTGGTTGCTAGAGCTCATCTCCAG CATTTGCTGGTTCAAGATGGGAAGCTTTATGGGCGTGATTCTGTCTTTGCTGTGATTTGTAAAGCTTCTTTGTTACCTGAGGTGGCGAAGCACCATGATATTCAGAAGAACGAAACTGTTGTACAGCTTGGGCAA TTGTTAATCACTTTGCTTCGAGTTCTTTGTACCAACATTTCCTGGCAAAGGCGTAAACTTGGAAAGATTTTGCAAGATTGGCGCATTATACACGTACAG CTGGAACTGGCTTTTAGGAAAGAGTGCGGAGATTTCTCAGCCACTTCAAGTAATGAG AATATTTGCATGAAGATATGCAGACACATTCTCATATGGGTGGAGGAGCAAACATACTGGATTGCTTTCCGTTTCCTGATGTTGGGATTTGAATTAGACTTGTATTCTACTGGTGAATATTGTATGGTCTATTGGTACATGTATATTATCCTGATCAAGCTTGCGGAGAAAACACATATGAGGGTAATGACCAGCAATGAAATCG GTAAAAGGAAagggaagaagaaaagagatttGGTGAAAGATGGGGGAAAAGATTATCAACTCCCACCTGCAATTTTGCTTCTTCAGTGCCATGTATATCTTGCTGAAGGTCTTACCATG ATGCTTGCAGCTTTGAGGAATGAACGGCAAATCTATCTCAGCACAGGACCTTTCAACAGTGAGCATGAG AGGTTTGTCCAGCACTTTGAGTTGCTTCTGAAAGCTTGCTTGCCCGATCATGTCTCATATTATTCATTCGAGGAGACAACTGTTCATGCTCGTCTATCT AACATGTCTATGTACAACTGCTTCAAAGAAACTCAGAGAATAGCAAAGGAGCTAAGGAGCAATTTTGCTAATGATTCGGATAAAATGGCAGAGCTTCGTCGTATAGAACAGGTAGCTGAACATAACAGTGTTGCGCTGAGTCTTATTTCCCGGCTAGGTGCTGTTGACGCATCACTTAAGGTTCAATTCGAGTTCAGCCACCATCCTTTCTTTGCCACTGCTGTTGTGAAGAGATCTTGA